The following coding sequences lie in one Rutidosis leptorrhynchoides isolate AG116_Rl617_1_P2 chromosome 4, CSIRO_AGI_Rlap_v1, whole genome shotgun sequence genomic window:
- the LOC139840349 gene encoding beta-fructofuranosidase, insoluble isoenzyme 3-like: MEICRIVFKVLVCWFPVIFIHFDGGVMGFHNIYPEYQSLTAVKVNHSHKPVYHFQPKQNWINDPNAPMYYKGFYHLFYQYNPKGAVWGNIVWAHSVSKDMINWIPLKPAMVPSEWFDKYGCWSGSATILPGDKPLILYTGVVNPKPEPGYQVQNYAIPANYSDPYLQDWVKPKNNPIIKPTKENVSAFRDPTTAWKVNGQWEMTLGSKVDMVGVSYLYRSPDFIKWTLVDHPLHQKENVGMWECPDFYPVSVKGDKGLDTTVTEGDIKHVFKVSLDSTRYDTYTIGKYDTKNDRYIPDEGMIDSWASLRYDWGNFYASKSFFDPSKHRRIIWGWANESSTKTESVRKGWAGIQLIPRTVWLDPSGKQLLQWPVTELETLRGKHVKLINEVLEQGDKIEVRGITAAQADVDVVFRFRGLDKAEEYDTKWDKLFPPETLAKSICHMMGTTKQGGLGPFGLLTLTSKDFEEYTPVFFRVFNTQDNTKHKVLMCSDAFPSTLNHEEYRPSFGGFVDVDLSENKISLRSLIDHSVVESFGAEGKTVITSRVYPTLAVGDKVHLHVFNNGTEAVTVEKLDAWSMKEPRMN, translated from the exons ATGGAGATTTGCCGAATAGTGTTTAAGGTTTTGGTGTGTTGGTTCCCAGTAATCTTCATTCATTTTGATGGTGGAGTTATGGGTTTCCATAATATTTATCCTGAATACCAGTCATTAACTGCTGTTAAAGTCAATCACTCTCATAAGCCTGTTTACCATTTTCAACCTAAACAAAACTGGATCAACG ACCCAAATG CACCAATGTATTACAAAGGATTTTACCATCTGTTTTATCAGTACAACCCGAAAGGAGCAGTATGGGGCAACATTGTGTGGGCCCACTCAGTCTCAAAGGACATGATCAACTGGATTCCGTTAAAACCCGCAATGGTACCATCAGAATGGTTTGACAAGTACGGGTGTTGGTCCGGGTCAGCCACAATTCTCCCGGGAGACAAACCACTCATACTATATACTGGAGTGGTAAACCCAAAGCCCGAACCAGGTTACCAAGTCCAGAATTACGCTATACCAGCTAATTACTCAGACCCATATCTTCAAGATTGGGTCAAACCCAAAAACAATCCCATAATCAAACCAACAAAAGAAAACGTGTCAGCGTTTCGTGACCCCACAACAGCCTGGAAAGTCAACGGTCAATGGGAAATGACTCTTGGTAGTAAAGTCGATATGGTAGGCGTATCGTATTTGTACCGAAGCCCCGATTTTATCAAGTGGACTTTGGTTGACCACCCGTTGCACCAAAAAGAAAACGTAGGCATGTGGGAATGTCCCGATTTTTATCCTGTATCGGTTAAAGGAGACAAGGGTTTGGATACTACTGTAACAGAGGGTGATATCAAACATGTTTTTAAGGTGAGCCTTGATAGTACTAGATACGATACGTATACAATCGGGAAGTATGATACGAAGAATGATAGATACATCCCTGATGAAGGAATGATCGATAGTTGGGCGAGTTTAAGATACGATTGGGGGAACTTTTATGCCTCTAAATCATTTTTTGACCCGTCAAAGCATCGGAGGATCATTTGGGGTTGGGCTAACGAATCTAGCACTAAAACAGAAAGTGTCAGAAAAGGATGGGCAGGAATCCAG TTAATTCCAAGAACTGTTTGGTTGGACCCGTCTGGAAAACAACTGCTACAATGGCCTGTTACTGAATTAGAAACCCTAAGAGGAAAGCATGTGAAACTTATCAATGAGGTACTCGAACAAGGAGATAAGATTGAAGTTAGGGGAATCACTGCTGCACAG GCGGATGTGGATGTGGTATTTAGGTTTCGAGGCCTGGATAAAGCCGAAGAGTATGATACCAAATGGGATAAATTATTCCCACCTGAAACTCTTGCGAAAAGTATCTGTCACATGATGGGTACAACCAAACAAGGCGGATTAGGGCCATTTGGTCTTTTAACATTGACCTCGAAAGATTTTGAAGAATACACTCCTGTCTTTTTTAGAGTTTTCAACACTCAAGATAATACTAAGCATAAAGTTCTTATGTGCTCCGATGCCTTTCc GTCAACATTGAACCACGAAGAATACCGGCCATCATTTGGAGGTTTTGTGGATGTAGATTTATCTGAAAACAAGATTTCACTTAGGAGTTTGATTGATCATTCAGTTGTGGAAAGCTTTGGGGCAGAGGGTAAAACGGTAATAACATCCAGGGTTTATCCCACATTGGCGGTTGGTGACAAAGTACATCTGCATGTATTTAACAACGGTACTGAGGCAGTCACCGTTGAGAAACTTGATGCGTGGTCTATGAAGGAGCCTAGAATGAACTAA
- the LOC139840350 gene encoding uncharacterized protein codes for MTSSLIHKPPHESDKPFATSLYESFQLLKPQLKPPFSLAILTQPQYLNLNSALLYAILTCEPHHVKIHLKHLHGIVTDGYSLFTSLVTKLVNELYQNLVENVKLQLIWVVSELIDVNAVGVEGLLVALLRQTRGGDFSDGNLWLCSELVGIFLVKWECLVENEAFVVSCGLFVFLRLLGDHCRVSLNTKVEALKRKEIEFCVRVFKEEFRLCLKFGRDLVRLLQDLAHVPEFRDIWKDLLLHPNRFKTFGFYDILQLYQLRTSSRYFLLRISPEMETHLRFLLTHVKLGSQMRYQIWFRKKFINENESVLIDIVRFVCCAHHPSNKVILSNVTPRWAVIGWLLKCCSKNHVEANVKLALFYDWLFFNKEVDNVMNIEPGILLMINSVPKYADMTNNLLEFLFLLMDHYDIEKKDLIFKGVSSALDVVERKGVVQSFDALTNCGVIYPFLKERFAKMLPNKNVSKLPTKTGDLVACTLTRSLQNSVN; via the coding sequence ATGACATCTAGTCTGATTCACAAACCCCCTCACGAATCCGACAAACCATTTGCTACATCTTTATACGAATCTTTTCAACTCCTAAAACCCCAATTAAAACCCCCATTTTCACTAGCGATTTTAACACAACCCCAATACCTAAATCTCAATTCTGCTTTATTATATGCTATTCTAACGTGCGAACcgcatcatgttaaaattcatttgaAACACTTACATGGAATTGTAACTGATGGATATAGTTTATTCACTTCTCTAGTTACTAAATTAGTCAATGAACTGTATCAAAACCTAGTTGAAAATGTGAAACTTCAGTTGATATGGGTTGTTTCGGAACTAATCGATGTGAATGCGGTTGGGGTTGAGGGTTTGTTGGTGGCGTTGTTGCGGCAAACACGTGGTGGTGATTTTAGTGATGGGAATTTATGGTTGTGTTCGGAGTTAGTTGGGATTTTTTTAGTTAAATGGGAGTGTTTGGTTGAAAACGAGGCGTTTGTGGTATCTTGCGGGTTGTTTGTTTTTCTTAGGTTGTTAGGTGATCATTGTAGAGTTAGTTTGAATACGAAAGTTGAGGCCTTGAAGCGAAAAGAAATTGAGTTTTGTGTTCGTGTTTTTAAGGAGGAGTTTCGTTTGTGTTTGAAATTCGGGCGGGATTTGGTTAGGTTGTTGCAAGATTTAGCTCATGTCCCCGAGTTTCGAGATATATGGAAAGATCTTTTATTGCATCCAAATCGCTTTAAAACGTTTGGTTTTTATGATATTTTGCAATTGTACCAATTGAGGACATCTAGTCGATATTTCTTACTTCGTATTAGTCCCGAGATGGAAACTCACTTGCGGTTTTTGCTTACACATGTCAAACTAGGAAGTCAAATGCGGTACCAAATATGGTTTAGGAAGAAGTTTATTAACGAGAACGAGAGTGTATTGATTGATATTGTGCGGTTTGTTTGTTGTGCACATCACCCGTCTAACAAAGTGATCTTATCGAATGTGACTCCTAGATGGGCGGTTATTGGTTGGTTACTTAAATGTTGTAGTAAGAATCATGTTGAAGCTAATGTGAAGCTAGCCTTGTTTTACGATTGGTTATTTTTTAATAAGGAAGTTGATAACGTGATGAATATCGAGCCTGGTATTTTATTGATGATAAACTCTGTACCTAAATATGCTGATATGACTAATAATCTTTTGGAGTTTTTATTCTTGTTGATGGATCATTATGACATTGAGAAGAAAGATTTGATTTTTAAGGGTGTATCATCGGCTCTTGATGTGGTTGAAAGAAAAGGGGTTGTTCAGTCATTTGACGCTTTGACTAATTGTGGTGTGATTTATCCTTTTCTTAAGGAGAGATTTGCTAAAATGTTGCCAAACAAGAATGTGAGCAAGTTGCCGACCAAAACGGGTGATTTAGTTGCTTGCACCTTGACCCGGAGTCTGCAAAATTCAGTTAATTAA